Proteins encoded by one window of Candidatus Hinthialibacter antarcticus:
- the ffh gene encoding signal recognition particle protein — protein sequence MFDSLQTRFQDIFRKIAGKPKLDEKTIKEALREVRRAFLEADVNVQATKEFCGKIEERALGVEVTKSLTPAQQVISIVKEEMTALLGGQAETLDLPSGEARIMLVGLQGSGKTTTAAKLAKLLARKGRKPLLCAGDIYRPAAIQQLEVVGGQVGVPVFQMGTDVDPAKIAAEGSRKARKEGLDTVILDTAGRLHIDEDMMAEVQKVKREWKPTHIILVVDSMVGQDAVNQAQHFNAGLGISGAILTKLDSDTRGGAAISIRHVTGRPILFAGMGEKLDDLDLFHPDRMASRILGMGDMLTLIEKAQAQVTEEDALAMQEKLVNQTFTFDDFLSQIRQVNNMGGIGSMLSMLPGMGAMEQLKQVKFGENDMKHIEAMILSMTQTERSMPNVINSSRKRRIARGSGRTMQEVNRLLKQFTQAKEMMSMMAGGGAAGKKMKKGKKPKMNKKMMKKMMKMRDMFPGM from the coding sequence ATGTTTGATAGTTTACAGACGAGGTTTCAAGATATTTTCCGCAAGATCGCGGGCAAGCCTAAACTTGATGAGAAAACCATCAAAGAGGCGTTGCGCGAGGTTCGCCGCGCGTTTTTAGAGGCGGACGTTAACGTCCAGGCGACCAAAGAGTTTTGCGGGAAAATCGAAGAACGCGCTCTCGGCGTTGAAGTAACCAAAAGCCTGACCCCCGCGCAGCAGGTCATTAGTATTGTTAAAGAAGAAATGACCGCATTGCTGGGCGGTCAAGCAGAGACGCTTGACTTGCCGTCCGGCGAAGCGCGCATTATGTTGGTTGGTTTGCAAGGTTCCGGTAAGACCACCACTGCGGCCAAACTCGCGAAGCTGTTGGCGAGAAAAGGCCGCAAGCCGCTGCTTTGCGCGGGCGATATTTATCGTCCCGCTGCGATTCAGCAGTTGGAAGTGGTTGGCGGGCAGGTTGGCGTTCCCGTGTTTCAGATGGGAACCGACGTTGACCCCGCCAAGATTGCCGCTGAAGGTTCCCGCAAAGCGCGTAAAGAAGGCCTCGATACAGTCATCCTCGATACGGCGGGCCGATTGCACATCGACGAAGACATGATGGCCGAAGTGCAAAAGGTCAAACGCGAGTGGAAACCCACTCATATTATTCTGGTTGTAGACTCGATGGTGGGTCAGGACGCCGTCAACCAGGCGCAGCATTTTAATGCAGGTCTTGGTATCAGCGGCGCGATTCTGACCAAACTTGATAGCGATACGCGCGGCGGCGCTGCAATTTCGATCCGCCACGTGACCGGGCGTCCTATTTTGTTCGCGGGTATGGGCGAAAAATTGGACGACCTGGATTTGTTCCATCCAGACCGCATGGCTTCCCGTATTTTGGGCATGGGCGATATGCTCACCCTGATCGAGAAGGCGCAGGCGCAAGTCACCGAAGAAGACGCGCTCGCCATGCAGGAGAAGTTAGTCAACCAGACATTTACCTTCGATGACTTCTTAAGCCAGATACGGCAAGTTAATAATATGGGGGGCATTGGAAGCATGTTGTCTATGCTCCCCGGCATGGGCGCAATGGAGCAGCTCAAGCAAGTGAAATTCGGCGAAAACGACATGAAACACATCGAAGCCATGATTTTGTCGATGACGCAGACTGAGCGTTCGATGCCCAATGTCATTAATAGCAGCCGCAAGCGTCGAATTGCCCGAGGCAGCGGACGCACCATGCAAGAGGTCAACCGGCTTCTTAAGCAGTTTACCCAAGCCAAAGAAATGATGAGCATGATGGCGGGCGGTGGCGCGGCTGGCAAAAAGATGAAAAAGGGCAAAAAGCCCAAAATGAACAAAAAGATGATGAAGAAAATGATGAAAATGCGCGATATGTTTCCCGGCATGTAG
- a CDS encoding MlaD family protein, translating into MAAVTLSEVKVGLLVILAVMLVVVLTMSLGNFQSIFADSVTVSVRVPSVVGIELHAPVTYAGVRFGSVTKKRYDFENDTPVIELTLDYDSPVSMDSKVEFTSSGMLSPLFIEISGGTKEQRLSTLIEKGNLDPENIYIDGTPYASIGEFFALASDVKIVLAKVNDVLDGIQEPLGKASGIVDDLSGEVKVIASELREMLQEARPRFRNVLDKSGDLIASASGEVVPTLRNLREASGDVSPLVKNVGDKMDKALAQVNDLIDEISPDASATVREMRQLMQSVKTRIGEIQDKAATLLDDVDKAIVENRSEIDGMLANLKETSIHLNELSAQLNKDPWRVVWKSEGKQSPARVSPKWDPLPAPSK; encoded by the coding sequence ATGGCGGCCGTTACGCTGTCTGAAGTCAAAGTCGGGTTATTGGTCATTCTTGCTGTCATGCTGGTTGTAGTGCTCACCATGTCATTGGGCAACTTTCAATCAATTTTCGCCGATTCGGTGACGGTGAGCGTGCGCGTCCCTAGCGTGGTCGGCATCGAACTCCACGCCCCGGTGACCTACGCTGGCGTACGGTTCGGCTCCGTGACCAAAAAACGCTACGACTTTGAAAACGACACTCCCGTCATTGAACTCACGCTTGATTATGATTCTCCGGTTTCGATGGATTCAAAAGTGGAATTCACTTCGTCTGGCATGTTGTCGCCTTTGTTTATTGAAATTTCCGGCGGAACCAAAGAGCAGCGTTTGAGCACGTTAATCGAAAAAGGAAATCTTGACCCGGAAAATATATATATCGACGGAACGCCGTATGCGTCCATCGGTGAATTTTTTGCGCTCGCCAGCGACGTGAAAATTGTGTTGGCAAAAGTCAACGACGTGTTGGACGGCATTCAAGAGCCGTTGGGCAAAGCCTCCGGCATTGTGGACGACCTGAGCGGCGAAGTAAAAGTGATCGCAAGTGAATTGCGTGAGATGTTGCAGGAAGCGCGCCCGCGTTTTCGCAATGTCTTAGACAAGTCCGGCGATTTGATTGCGAGCGCTTCGGGCGAAGTCGTGCCGACGTTGCGCAATCTACGCGAGGCGTCAGGCGACGTGTCGCCATTGGTGAAAAACGTCGGCGATAAGATGGACAAGGCGTTAGCGCAGGTGAATGATCTCATTGATGAGATTAGCCCGGATGCTTCCGCAACGGTGCGTGAGATGCGCCAATTGATGCAAAGCGTGAAGACCCGGATTGGCGAGATTCAAGACAAAGCGGCGACCTTGCTCGACGACGTTGATAAGGCCATCGTCGAAAACCGTTCTGAAATTGACGGGATGCTCGCGAATTTAAAAGAAACCTCCATCCATCTCAATGAACTGAGCGCACAACTCAACAAAGACCCTTGGCGGGTGGTTTGGAAGTCAGAGGGAAAACAATCGCCCGCGCGGGTATCGCCCAAGTGGGACCCGTTGCCCGCGCCATCGAAGTAA
- a CDS encoding response regulator → MVSNHVVLLIEDEEMVIDVASMMLIRLGCEVEVSKTGSEAIAAMQANSNKFDFMIVDFNLPDMTAIECLTEIRKISKTPAILSSGYGNNLSEEECDALIVKAILSKPFSLSQLEAVLESVSNPQA, encoded by the coding sequence ATGGTGTCTAACCATGTAGTCCTTCTAATCGAAGACGAGGAAATGGTCATTGACGTCGCCAGCATGATGTTAATCCGGCTTGGCTGTGAAGTTGAAGTTTCAAAAACAGGAAGCGAAGCTATCGCAGCCATGCAGGCGAATAGCAATAAATTTGATTTTATGATTGTTGATTTTAACCTGCCCGATATGACGGCGATCGAATGCCTAACCGAGATACGCAAGATTTCAAAAACCCCGGCAATACTCTCTAGCGGCTATGGAAATAACCTGTCGGAAGAAGAATGCGACGCGTTAATCGTTAAAGCCATTCTCAGCAAACCCTTCTCACTCAGCCAATTGGAAGCCGTCCTTGAATCGGTCTCCAATCCCCAAGCATAA
- the rpsP gene encoding 30S ribosomal protein S16 — MALKMRLKRMGKKNLPFYRLVVVDQRWRRDGKTVAEVGWYDPVKQPVEMAFKEKDIYRWLENGVKPSETVLSLLKQQGIWSKFKSGEYKNLTEDQMVTNTTKIVSNEEVKNPGYNAPKPKVEAPVEAAPAAKEAPAEEAPAAEAAPADAPAAEETAAEPEDAPKEESPA; from the coding sequence ATGGCCTTAAAGATGCGTCTTAAACGGATGGGCAAAAAGAACCTTCCATTCTACCGCTTGGTCGTTGTCGACCAACGCTGGCGCCGTGACGGCAAGACTGTCGCTGAAGTGGGTTGGTATGATCCCGTTAAGCAACCCGTCGAAATGGCGTTCAAAGAAAAGGATATCTATCGCTGGTTAGAAAACGGCGTGAAGCCTTCAGAAACCGTCTTGTCGTTGCTGAAACAGCAGGGAATCTGGTCGAAATTCAAATCAGGCGAATACAAAAACCTGACTGAAGACCAAATGGTAACCAATACCACGAAAATTGTTTCAAATGAAGAAGTTAAGAATCCGGGTTATAATGCGCCTAAGCCTAAGGTTGAGGCTCCAGTTGAAGCGGCGCCCGCAGCGAAAGAGGCTCCTGCAGAAGAAGCCCCTGCGGCTGAAGCGGCCCCGGCTGATGCTCCCGCAGCGGAAGAAACCGCCGCCGAACCCGAAGACGCACCGAAAGAAGAATCGCCTGCGTAA
- a CDS encoding peptidoglycan DD-metalloendopeptidase family protein has translation MADFYLNPLDTAPVTSSSPPIRNRVVPPQPASFSELLDQASTQAPSPMLKPNALLTPATGSEPLIQQAPVVRSESMGEAAQERFQSDEELKKQLADILPPMSKPVSSVTSTVIETAANPAPGLEMAPAQNEHLWDAIYEPKQVNDVSVRPARPVEYVFQAPAQNQAAAKNTPVLKSEPVANEAVAPVVETAPVEENWQPVDSNYRVQRGDTLSQIVVDTLRGQQIDFSTRDIYRLVGVMSNANELSNPNRILAGQNLDLSPIQEFVIARRDSDKSVAMNTDAQMPASGPITSAFGMRHHPIDGEWRQHNGIDIGVQNGTPIQPIQDGTVVYSGEQSGYGNVVDVSHGDGLVSRYAHLSERFVEAGDQIRAGETVGLSGQTGNATGPHLHLEVMRGGQPVDPMGFLPMQSIAQR, from the coding sequence ATGGCGGATTTTTATTTGAATCCATTGGACACGGCGCCTGTTACCAGTTCGTCGCCGCCAATACGGAACCGGGTGGTTCCACCGCAGCCAGCGTCATTTTCCGAATTACTTGACCAAGCGTCTACCCAAGCGCCGTCGCCGATGTTGAAGCCGAATGCGTTGTTGACTCCCGCGACCGGCTCCGAACCGCTTATTCAACAAGCGCCTGTTGTCCGAAGCGAATCGATGGGCGAAGCGGCGCAAGAACGCTTCCAATCCGATGAAGAGTTAAAAAAGCAACTGGCGGATATATTGCCGCCCATGAGTAAGCCGGTTTCATCTGTGACCAGCACCGTGATTGAGACGGCGGCGAACCCCGCGCCGGGTCTTGAGATGGCGCCTGCGCAGAATGAACATCTGTGGGACGCGATCTACGAACCCAAGCAAGTGAATGACGTGTCGGTGCGTCCGGCAAGACCGGTTGAATACGTGTTCCAGGCGCCTGCCCAGAACCAGGCGGCAGCGAAAAACACGCCTGTTCTCAAGAGTGAACCTGTCGCGAATGAGGCCGTTGCGCCTGTCGTTGAAACGGCGCCTGTGGAAGAAAACTGGCAGCCAGTTGATTCAAACTATCGCGTACAGCGCGGCGATACCCTTTCGCAGATTGTTGTCGATACGCTGCGCGGTCAGCAGATTGATTTTTCTACCCGAGACATTTATCGCTTAGTGGGAGTGATGTCAAACGCCAATGAACTTTCAAACCCGAACCGGATTCTCGCGGGACAAAATCTCGACCTCAGCCCCATTCAAGAATTTGTGATTGCCCGTCGCGACTCCGATAAATCGGTCGCAATGAATACCGATGCGCAGATGCCAGCGAGCGGGCCGATTACTTCCGCCTTTGGAATGCGGCATCATCCAATTGACGGCGAATGGCGCCAGCACAACGGCATCGACATCGGCGTGCAAAATGGTACGCCGATTCAACCGATCCAAGATGGGACGGTTGTGTATTCGGGTGAACAAAGCGGTTACGGCAACGTCGTCGACGTTTCACACGGAGACGGTTTGGTCTCGCGCTATGCGCATCTTTCAGAGCGTTTTGTTGAAGCGGGCGATCAAATTCGCGCCGGGGAAACGGTCGGTCTCTCCGGTCAAACTGGAAATGCAACCGGGCCGCATCTTCATCTCGAAGTCATGCGAGGCGGCCAACCGGTAGACCCGATGGGCTTTTTACCGATGCAATCCATCGCACAACGATGA
- a CDS encoding RNA methyltransferase, with translation MTAPIYTALLHYPVYKKTGEVITTSITPLDLHDIARSCHTFGVKGYYVVNPMHTMQHLAKKVVGFWRSDYGAQYNQTRTDALSICHIVDHLEDGIAMIEKECGCKPILVVTTARKRDDSVSYSSLRERMKNDDRPYLVMFGTGWGLIDSFLEKCDVILEPINGPGDYNHLSVRSAAAIILDRLLSER, from the coding sequence ATGACCGCTCCGATCTACACCGCCTTGCTTCATTATCCTGTTTATAAAAAGACTGGCGAAGTGATTACCACATCCATCACGCCGCTCGATTTGCACGACATCGCCCGCAGCTGCCACACCTTCGGCGTCAAAGGGTACTATGTCGTCAATCCAATGCACACCATGCAGCATCTCGCTAAAAAAGTGGTTGGATTTTGGCGCAGCGACTACGGCGCTCAATACAATCAGACCCGCACCGATGCGCTTTCCATCTGCCATATTGTCGATCACCTCGAAGACGGGATCGCAATGATTGAAAAAGAATGCGGTTGTAAGCCCATTCTGGTGGTAACCACTGCGAGAAAGCGTGATGATTCGGTCTCGTATTCGTCGCTGCGGGAGAGGATGAAAAACGACGACCGCCCTTACTTGGTTATGTTTGGTACGGGGTGGGGATTGATCGACTCGTTCCTGGAAAAATGCGACGTCATCCTAGAGCCGATCAACGGGCCGGGCGACTACAACCATTTGTCTGTTCGCAGCGCCGCAGCCATTATTTTAGACCGTCTTTTGAGCGAGCGCTAA
- a CDS encoding class I SAM-dependent methyltransferase yields the protein MNQLNDVDPEEIKQRIFKGESIKALAIQYQVTPQEVLAYCGNPFVYSHEWYDYAYHQQHCKVDSRNFQEVREDSIKAGYKKRLLKYLSEIKIPNTPIYWLEVGCHLGMTACTVLEKYPNIQSVHMIDFSVASIDWCQKQFPYPDRAQIWPSSCSDIQYPNVDLSNRYHVVSCFDVTEHLPNEVYLKTIKEIYRVLRPYGIALVQQGNYPHPSHINIKKENELCEDFINQNFEYVQNAISKEKNTYLHVFRKMRED from the coding sequence ATGAACCAGTTAAACGATGTTGACCCCGAAGAGATTAAACAACGGATCTTCAAGGGCGAGTCGATCAAAGCGCTCGCAATTCAGTATCAGGTAACTCCACAAGAAGTGCTCGCCTACTGCGGAAATCCTTTCGTTTATTCACATGAATGGTATGACTACGCCTATCACCAGCAACATTGCAAAGTAGATAGCCGAAATTTTCAAGAAGTTCGGGAAGATTCCATTAAGGCGGGTTACAAAAAGCGCCTCTTAAAATATCTTTCCGAAATCAAAATCCCCAATACGCCCATCTATTGGTTAGAAGTTGGCTGCCATTTAGGAATGACGGCTTGCACGGTATTAGAGAAATACCCCAACATCCAGTCAGTCCACATGATCGACTTTAGCGTTGCCTCTATCGATTGGTGTCAAAAGCAGTTCCCTTATCCCGACCGGGCCCAAATATGGCCTAGCAGCTGTAGCGACATACAGTATCCAAATGTTGACTTGTCAAACCGATATCATGTTGTGTCCTGTTTTGATGTTACTGAACATTTGCCGAATGAAGTCTACTTAAAAACCATCAAAGAAATATACCGGGTTTTACGTCCCTACGGCATCGCACTCGTTCAGCAGGGAAACTACCCTCACCCCAGTCATATCAATATAAAAAAAGAAAATGAACTCTGTGAAGACTTTATCAATCAAAACTTTGAATATGTCCAAAACGCTATTAGCAAAGAAAAAAACACCTATCTGCATGTTTTTCGTAAGATGAGAGAAGATTAG
- a CDS encoding KH domain-containing protein gives MMKEILTYLAKSLVKHPDDVQVVEKKVSEGVVELALSVNQEDMGRVIGRNGKTARALRQLVSARGAVDNIKTQVEIVDN, from the coding sequence ATGATGAAGGAAATACTGACATACTTAGCAAAATCGCTGGTGAAACATCCCGATGACGTACAAGTCGTCGAGAAAAAAGTCAGCGAAGGCGTTGTCGAATTGGCGCTCAGTGTGAACCAGGAAGACATGGGGCGCGTGATTGGGCGTAATGGAAAAACCGCCCGCGCGTTGCGCCAACTGGTTTCCGCCCGCGGCGCCGTCGATAACATCAAGACGCAAGTTGAGATTGTAGACAATTAA
- a CDS encoding sigma factor-like helix-turn-helix DNA-binding protein, producing the protein MDKIEEKKKMALLMDVYGGLLTDRQREFLDLHYNEDLSYGEIADAQSISRQAVHDSIQHGKKGLFRFEDELGLAAQSVGEAPSANGSVDIDAIREQVSKVSKLVNDDLMYDIEPMKRAVRQLQKLVG; encoded by the coding sequence ATGGACAAGATCGAAGAAAAGAAGAAAATGGCCTTGTTGATGGATGTTTACGGCGGTTTATTAACCGACCGCCAGCGCGAGTTTTTAGACTTGCACTACAACGAAGACCTGTCGTACGGCGAGATTGCCGATGCACAGTCGATCTCGCGCCAAGCGGTGCATGACTCGATTCAGCACGGCAAAAAGGGCCTGTTTCGTTTTGAAGACGAACTCGGCCTGGCGGCGCAGTCGGTCGGAGAAGCGCCTTCGGCAAACGGCTCAGTTGACATCGACGCAATTCGCGAACAGGTAAGCAAAGTGTCTAAATTGGTTAACGATGACCTAATGTATGACATTGAGCCGATGAAACGCGCGGTTAGGCAACTGCAGAAATTGGTTGGGTAG
- a CDS encoding zinc-binding dehydrogenase: MNQPAVVQYALRERAVELREVKTPEIQRGQVLLRVAAVGICGTDVHQYLNEHSWPVQIPVVMCHEFSGVIEDVGPGVTEFAPGDRVVSETAAFICGECHFCRTGQYHLCPHRIGFGQGKNGGLAQLVEVPARCLHRIPKSIPLSQAALCEPACVAYHAVSHHAKIRAGMTVAILGSGTVGLLCVQIAKRSGANPILLTGLSRDESRLKLGQKLGATHPVMIDKGTLREQVREIGDGMGLEVVIDASGSNTSLKDAIDIVRPGGDIVRVGWGPGAYNFSLDPLVHKEVRLQGAFSHNWEIWERVIKMMASGNIDVTPLISATFPIERWQDGFEQMHDSTVVKAIIEPNGHIE; this comes from the coding sequence TTGAACCAACCCGCCGTTGTTCAGTATGCCCTACGTGAACGTGCAGTTGAACTGCGCGAAGTCAAAACGCCTGAGATTCAACGCGGCCAAGTCTTGCTTCGCGTGGCGGCGGTTGGAATTTGCGGCACCGACGTCCATCAGTATTTGAATGAGCATAGCTGGCCCGTACAGATTCCAGTTGTGATGTGCCATGAGTTTAGCGGCGTGATTGAAGACGTGGGGCCGGGCGTGACCGAGTTCGCTCCCGGCGACCGGGTAGTGTCAGAGACGGCGGCGTTTATCTGCGGCGAATGTCATTTTTGCCGAACCGGGCAATATCACTTGTGCCCGCACCGCATCGGATTTGGGCAAGGAAAGAACGGTGGTTTGGCGCAGCTGGTCGAGGTGCCCGCCCGTTGCTTGCATCGAATCCCCAAATCGATTCCATTGAGCCAGGCGGCGTTGTGTGAACCGGCCTGCGTTGCCTACCATGCGGTTTCTCACCACGCCAAAATTCGCGCGGGGATGACCGTCGCGATTCTGGGCAGCGGCACGGTGGGCTTGCTTTGCGTACAGATCGCAAAACGTAGCGGAGCCAACCCCATTCTTTTGACGGGGCTTTCGCGGGATGAATCACGACTCAAATTGGGACAAAAACTTGGCGCGACGCACCCCGTGATGATCGACAAAGGGACGCTGCGCGAACAGGTGCGTGAAATCGGCGACGGCATGGGGCTTGAAGTCGTCATTGACGCCTCCGGCAGCAACACCTCGCTCAAAGACGCGATTGATATCGTTCGGCCCGGCGGTGATATTGTCCGCGTGGGCTGGGGGCCTGGTGCGTATAATTTCTCGCTGGATCCGCTTGTTCATAAAGAAGTGCGCTTGCAGGGCGCCTTCAGCCATAATTGGGAAATTTGGGAGCGCGTCATCAAAATGATGGCTTCTGGAAACATCGACGTCACCCCTTTGATTAGCGCTACGTTTCCCATTGAGCGCTGGCAGGACGGGTTTGAGCAGATGCACGATTCGACGGTCGTCAAAGCGATCATTGAACCGAATGGGCATATCGAATAA
- a CDS encoding ABC transporter ATP-binding protein yields MNETAQIPDSLVDSSVTPPSIEVRHVAKTFGPRHVLKDINFTVPTGKTTVIIGGSGSGKSTLLRIMVGVLKPTRGQVLYDGVDIAPMDDDALDPVRKQFGILFQNGALFNSMTVGDNVALPLIEHTDLDSKIIKMIVKMKLELVGLRGFEDLKPSQISGGMKKRVGLARAIALDPGIVYYDEPSAGLDPITAAVIDDLMLDLSRKMSITSVVVTHHMDSAFKIADQMIMLHEGKIIAEGPPQEFENPTDPLIKQFVDGTADGPIKFHMSADDYIQDLLKMD; encoded by the coding sequence ATGAATGAGACAGCCCAGATTCCAGACTCACTCGTAGATTCGAGCGTAACGCCGCCTTCGATCGAAGTGCGCCATGTGGCCAAGACGTTTGGCCCGCGCCATGTCTTGAAGGACATCAACTTTACTGTTCCGACGGGAAAGACGACGGTCATCATCGGCGGCAGCGGCAGCGGCAAATCGACTCTACTGCGCATCATGGTCGGCGTGTTGAAGCCAACGCGTGGGCAGGTGCTCTATGACGGCGTTGACATCGCCCCGATGGATGACGACGCCCTTGATCCCGTTCGTAAGCAATTTGGCATCCTCTTTCAAAACGGCGCCTTGTTTAACTCGATGACCGTTGGCGACAACGTAGCGCTGCCGTTGATTGAACACACCGACTTGGATTCCAAAATCATCAAGATGATTGTGAAGATGAAATTGGAACTGGTCGGTTTGCGCGGCTTCGAAGATTTAAAGCCCTCGCAGATTTCCGGCGGGATGAAAAAGCGCGTCGGCCTGGCGCGGGCGATTGCGCTCGATCCCGGCATTGTTTATTACGACGAACCGTCGGCGGGATTGGACCCGATTACTGCGGCGGTCATTGATGATTTGATGTTAGACTTGTCGCGCAAGATGAGCATTACCTCGGTGGTCGTCACTCACCACATGGACAGCGCGTTTAAAATCGCCGACCAGATGATTATGTTGCATGAAGGCAAAATTATCGCCGAAGGCCCGCCGCAAGAATTTGAAAACCCCACCGACCCGTTGATTAAGCAGTTTGTTGACGGGACGGCGGACGGCCCCATCAAATTTCACATGTCGGCGGACGATTATATTCAAGATTTGCTGAAAATGGATTGA
- the rimM gene encoding ribosome maturation factor RimM (Essential for efficient processing of 16S rRNA): protein MTLRRKKPKVDLQKIYLGRILRPHALKGEVKLSLFGCDPIMLEELECVYVDQSDRVLKIEYIRGTDKAPIVKFEGVNSREGSDALYGLVLWAEPGQLPDLEDDFFYEADFLYAQAQLPSGEVLGRIDQVIETGAIDVLLIRTSNGEEVLIPATREFVHEIRREDSIIVVDPPELDW, encoded by the coding sequence ATGACGTTGCGAAGAAAAAAGCCCAAGGTAGATTTACAAAAAATCTACCTTGGAAGAATTTTACGGCCTCACGCTCTGAAAGGTGAGGTCAAGTTGTCTCTATTTGGCTGCGATCCGATTATGCTGGAAGAACTTGAGTGCGTTTATGTGGACCAGTCAGACCGCGTTCTCAAGATCGAGTATATTCGGGGGACCGACAAAGCCCCCATTGTGAAATTCGAGGGCGTCAATAGTCGAGAAGGCTCTGACGCGCTTTATGGGCTCGTTCTCTGGGCGGAACCGGGGCAGTTGCCCGATTTGGAAGACGATTTCTTTTATGAAGCGGATTTTCTCTACGCGCAGGCGCAATTGCCCAGCGGTGAAGTCTTGGGCCGTATCGACCAAGTGATCGAAACCGGCGCGATAGATGTATTGTTGATCCGCACCAGCAATGGTGAAGAGGTTTTGATTCCAGCGACGCGGGAGTTTGTCCATGAAATTCGCCGCGAAGACAGCATCATCGTGGTCGACCCGCCTGAGCTAGACTGGTAA
- the trmD gene encoding tRNA (guanosine(37)-N1)-methyltransferase TrmD, producing the protein MRVDILTTFVEMFVGPFDESIIKRAREAGQVDIRIHNLRDWTHDKHHKTDDEQYGGGDGMLMLAQPLLDAVNDLKTETQEHSHVILTTPQGRIFEQSTAEALVNESHLIFICGHYKGVDQRVIDVLQPDELSIGDFILTGGELPAMVMVDAVVRLIPGVVGKMQSVEEDSFTSGLLDCPRYTRPREMAGLKAPDVLLSGNHAEIEKWRLQQSVNRTAERRPDLYQQWLEQADPADKKRIELP; encoded by the coding sequence ATGCGAGTTGATATTTTAACCACGTTCGTGGAGATGTTTGTCGGCCCCTTTGATGAGAGCATTATCAAACGGGCGCGTGAGGCGGGGCAGGTTGATATCCGCATTCATAATCTTCGCGACTGGACCCACGACAAGCATCACAAAACTGATGACGAGCAATACGGCGGCGGCGACGGCATGTTGATGCTCGCCCAGCCTTTATTGGACGCAGTAAATGACCTCAAAACGGAGACGCAAGAGCATTCTCATGTCATCCTAACCACCCCGCAAGGCCGCATCTTTGAGCAATCCACGGCGGAAGCGCTTGTCAACGAATCTCATCTCATTTTCATCTGCGGGCATTACAAAGGCGTCGATCAACGGGTGATTGACGTGTTGCAGCCGGACGAACTCTCCATCGGCGACTTTATTCTCACTGGCGGCGAGTTGCCCGCGATGGTCATGGTTGACGCTGTGGTGCGATTGATCCCCGGCGTGGTGGGCAAGATGCAATCTGTCGAAGAGGATTCATTCACCAGCGGATTGCTCGACTGCCCTCGTTACACGCGTCCCCGTGAAATGGCCGGTCTCAAGGCGCCTGACGTACTCTTGAGCGGCAACCATGCGGAAATCGAAAAATGGCGCTTGCAGCAATCCGTCAACCGCACTGCCGAGCGCCGTCCTGACTTGTATCAGCAATGGCTGGAGCAAGCCGACCCGGCGGACAAAAAACGAATCGAGTTGCCATGA